In one Desulfobotulus mexicanus genomic region, the following are encoded:
- a CDS encoding DUF4258 domain-containing protein, whose product MYVSLTEHAERRMRERNLGLTHLLAVLSAGVAMPNRDGRMLHRLEDFCVISSRSHNTLHIITFYRLRRSHGAKPRRPLAMARTKGIARKSGLRDPNLKRKLKSGHIHCLWPAA is encoded by the coding sequence ATGTATGTCTCCCTCACCGAACACGCCGAACGCCGTATGCGGGAACGCAACCTCGGCCTGACCCATCTGCTGGCCGTGCTGTCTGCGGGGGTGGCCATGCCCAACCGGGATGGCCGCATGCTGCACCGTCTGGAAGATTTCTGCGTCATATCCAGCCGCAGCCATAACACCCTGCACATCATCACCTTTTACCGCTTGCGGAGAAGTCATGGAGCAAAGCCCAGACGCCCACTGGCCATGGCCAGAACCAAGGGCATTGCCAGAAAAAGCGGTCTTCGGGATCCCAATTTAAAGCGTAAACTCAAATCCGGCCACATTCACTGCCTGTGGCCCGCAGCCTGA